GGTTTCCGTAACGCGACATTCATGTCGCTTTTACGCAAACTGGCGCGTTAGACGCCTTTGGCGCACGCCCTACACAAAAAATACTGTGAATCAAATCCGCTTATAATCTCACTTGGAGGCTGATATGACTGAATCAAACGAAAAGCAAGAAAAATTTCTCGGCGCGTACTTCGACCGTGACGGAGTTCTCAAACTGTCGCGCTGGGCAGACATTCTCTCGTGGGTCACGCTCACGGTCTATGTGTTGACGTGGTCGTTTCAAATCTTGTTGTTCCTTTCCCAATATACTAACGGCATGATGGGCGACAAAGGCATGGGCTTCCTGATGGGATTGAACATGTTCTCTCCACTCATAACTCAACTTCTCCCAGGCGTCTTCTACTTCTTCGGCTTGCAGGCTGTGTCAAAAGTTCTGCTCATCATGCTCGATGTGGAAGATAACACGCGGCGCACCGCGCGCAAATAAGGCTTGCCCGAACTTTCCCGCCATGCTACAATACCGCCCGCTGGAAAATTGAATTGGGGAGTCGTCCAACGGCAGGACACATCCCTCTGGAGGATGGTATCTTGGTTCGAATCCAGGCTCCCCAGCACAAAGAAGAGACTCTCGTATGAGGGTCTTTTTTTCTTGGCAAGAATTAATCAAAACCCCGAAACTTTCGAGTACAACAGGGGTTTGCGCTACATAGATAGTAAGGAGCCTTGAGATGACACTTGAAGTAACAAAATCCGAATCGTTTTACGACCGCCCAAATATTACAAAAGGCGTAATTGAAATAGGCGCTGGCATTCCCTTCGGAATGGAGCCGGTCAGCAATCCGTCGATTGGAATTGGCGGCGTCTATGGAACCTGGGGAGAAAGTTTTAGCAACGACAACCTTCACTTTTTCATTGAAGAGCGGCTGGGTCACCCCCTGCCGATCGACGAAAAGTTGAACCTCTCCGATCTGGGGTTTCGCAGTCGCCATCACATTCCCCTCAATCTTACGCCTGAACAGCACGCGCAACTCGAGATCGAAGTTGGAGCGAAATTTCTAAGCGAGGCGATCAAAGCGTGCAACTGGAATCCTTCCGAGGTGGCCGGTGTGCTTATTGGCATGAGCGCGCCGCTTTCGCCGGATTACCTTAATCAGATTTCAAAAGCCGCGGGGATTCCGGAGAGCGCCCTGAAGGTCGCCACCCATAAAGCGTGCGATGGGTCAACCAGTTCGCTCCATTTGGCGTTGAACCCAACGTTGCCGGAAAACCTTCAATTGAATCAAAATATTGCCGAATCGTTGTACGGGAAAAAGGTGTTGGTCGGCGGTATCGAGGGACTGAGCCGCTTTGTGGGTTCTTCGCATGACGCCAACGCGCTACAGTTGTTTGGGAATGCCGCCGGGGTGGTGGGCGTCATCCCCGGTAAGACGATGAAGTTTCTTGCCGGTAAATCGCATGAGGCGTTTGACAAAGACGGCGTGTTGCAAGTGCAAATGTATTACCCCCATTCCAAACAAAAAGCGGATGGGTACAATGTGGATGTGACCGAACCATCGGCAAATAATATCCGTGTGGCGGGTTTGATGCACGAGCCTCACGATGGGTCCTCTATTGCCATGGCTGGGCCGATGGGCATGGTCAAGTTGTTCGTGCGGACGGGTGTGCAGGTGGTGCGCGATGTGTACGCGGCGTATCAGACGCGGGTGGAAGAGTTGGGTATTGCCGGAAAGTCGTTCGCTGTGGCGATCGTGCACCACGCCAACTACAAGATCAATAAGCTCAAGGAAAAACACCTGCAAAACGACGGGATCGTCCTGCCGATGCCGTGGTTGTTGAGCGACTTTGGGAATGTGAGCGCGGCGTCGAACATGATCGCTTTTCTCAGGGAGTTGCCGAGATTACAGCCGCTTGACCACATTCTCATCGACGGCTTTGGCGCCGGTACCTATTACGATACGCTGGCGGTGGAGTTGGGGGGGTAGGTCAGCCAGCCACTGGCGGGGCAACCGTCCCTGCGAATGAAGCGTTTGTTTGTCTAACAATCCCGCCTGTGATTATGGCGGGATGTTTTTTGTAACATCCTTATTGTTCAGGCGTCCTGTAGGCGGTATGCATATCCAATGATTCCAGAGCACGCGCGGACCATGTATCGAACCAAGCCAAACCAGGATGTTGTCCGATTGCTAATGCGGTTGAAGTCCTATGAGGAGAGGGATTACCCACTACCCATGTTCACCGTGAGGCGGACAACTTTTCGTTCTCTTCTGTTAAATATCCTTGTGTGGTTGCGTAGGCGATAAATATAATTTGCCCCAAACCTACCCGGGCGCAGAAAACGCTGATCTTTGCTTTGATCGGCGTTTTTTTTTCGTGAATTACCGCCCAAAAAATAAGCCCACCTTCGAACGATTGATCTCGGGTGGGTTTGTTTTTGATTTCGTTCTAGTTGGCGAGCGCTTTGGGTTTGAACCACTTTTCCCATTCGCGGTTTTCCCATAAAACAAGGATGGGGGCGGCGATAAAGATGGATGAATAGGTTCCGCTCATCAGCCCGATCAACAAGATTGACGCAAATTCTTGAAGGGTGGCGCCGCCGAACATGATAAGCGCCAGCAGTAGGAATTCGACGGTCATCAACTGGGTGTTGATGGAGCGTTGCAGGGTTTGCACGATGGAGTGGTTGACGAGGGTCTCGAAATCGAGTCGGCGGTAAATGCTCATATTTTCACGGATGCGGTCGAACACCACGATGGTGTCTTGCATGGAAAAGCCGATCACGGTTAGCAAGGCGGTGAGGAAGAGCGCGTCGATCTCCCAGCCGAACAGCAGACTGCCGTAGGCGGTGATGGCAAAGATGATCGCCACATCATGGATCATGGCAAGGATGGCGCAGATCCCATAGCGGAAGGCGTTTTGCACGCCTCGGAAGGACCATGCGATGAAGAGCACCACGAGTAGCGAAGATACGATGACTGCGAGCGTTCCGCGCGATGTGACCTGCTCGCCGATGCTCGGTCCTACGCTGTCGAAGCGAACGATTTCGAGTTTTCCAAACCTGGCTGTGAGCGCGGTGAGCGCGGCGTCGCGGGTTTCGTTCTGCATAAACTCGGATCGAATGATAAAACTGCCGGTGTCGCTAGTTTGCACTTGCGAGTCTTTGATTCCCGAAGTTTCGTAGACTTCAAGGATTTCGCCCGGCGCCGGTTGCGCGGCGTCGAATTTCACTTCGAGCAGGCTCCCGCCTTTGAAGTCGATGGAAAGAGGAATCCCGCGGGTGAACATGATGACCAAGCCGGGGATGATGATCAAGAGAGAAAAGCCGAAAAGAATGTAGCGTTTGCCGAGAATATTCATGAGGAAATCCTAGATGCCCATCGAGCGTTCGTAGTTTGTCGGTTTGACGATGTTGAATAGAAGCGCCAGAAAAGATTGGGTGATATAAAGCGACGAGAACAAACTGATGATCACGCCGATGGCAAGCGTGAAGGAGAAACCCTTGACGATCGTGGCGCCGAAGGAACTCCCGAACCAGAACAGGATGACTGCTGTGATGAGGGCGGCAACGTTTGAATCGCGGATGGAGGGCCAGGCGCGCTTCCATGCCTGGTCGAACGCTTGCCGCAGGCTTCTGCCGGAGCGGAGTTCTTCTTTCAACCGTTCGAAGATCAGGATGTTCGCATCCAAAGCCGAACCAGTGCTTAACATGATGCCGGCGATACCGGGCAGAGTGAGGGTGACGCCGATCAATTTAAAGACAGCGTACAAAATGGCGGCGTATGCCAAAATGGACAAAACCGCCGCGAGGCCGGGCAGGCGATAGTAAATGATCATGAAGAGGGCAACGATGAGGAAGCCGATCAGCCCAGCTACGAGGCTTTTCTGGAGCGAGTCTTCGCCAAGGGTGGGACCGATGATTCGCGTTTCGACAACTTTCAACGGGATAGGGAGGGAGCCATAGCGCAACTGCACCGCCAGCGCATTCGCCGATTCCGGCGTGAAACTGCCGCTGATCGAACCCTGGCCCCCTGTAATCGCATTTTGAATGATCGGCGCGCTAATCACCTGTTTATCGAGGACGATCGTGAGATATTTACCGATATTCGCCGCTGTGTGTTCGGCAAATAGGGCGGCTCCTTCCGAATTAAGAACGAAATCGATCGCCGGTTCGCCCGTTTGGGTGACGCCCACATTCACGCCCTGCAACACTTTGCCGGTCATGATCGTGTGGAAGACCGTCGCGCCATCTGCGGGAGTTTGCGGGGTGGATGCGCCGGGGACAAAATCGGTTTGCAGAGTACTGCCTTCCGGGGGAGCGTAGCTCCCGGTGTCTACAAACTCGAGCAAGCCCGTTTGTTGAATAATATCGAGGATTGCGTCGGTATCTTCCGCGCCGGGGAATTCACCCACGATGCGCCGTTCGCCCGCCAATTGGATAACGTTCTCGCTGACGCCCAGGGCGTTGGTTCGGTTTTCAACGATATTGCGAGCAGTTTCCATTTCCTCGCGCGACACTTTCACATCGTCGGCAATATCGGCTTCGAGCAGAACCTGCAAGCCGCCTTGCAAGTCGAGACCGAGCCGGGGTTTCACGTCGATTTGAAACAGGGGGGAGCCGTCGTCTTTAAAAGGATTGGGAATCTGGACATTTTCATTTGTGTCTACCCAGAGCGCGAGCATAAGCACAAGTCCGATGAGTAAAAGCCTGTTGGTTAAGTTACGAAGCATGCGGGTGTTCTCTCCATCCATAAAAATGTGGCGCACTCGCCGTCTAAGGCTTGGTCGCCACGCGGCGGTTATTATACTACCATCCGCCTATGGATACACCCATTCGTTGAAAATATCGTCCAGCTCGCAGGCGCAGTTTTTCTCCGCCATCGTTTGGAGTGTTTCCGGGGTGGAAATCTTCCATGCGAGCGATTGGGTATATTCTTTCAAGAATGAGTCGAAAGCCGACTCGCCCATCATATCTCTCAGCGCAATGAAGAACAAAGGTCCGCGACCATAGACAATTCCGCTGTAGGTTGCCCCATCGTATTGATTGACGGGCAACCCGATCGGGATAGTTTCGCGCGCGATCATATCCCAGCGGAATTCGAGCGAACTCTTGAATCCCTCACTGCCAGCGACGCCATACGTGTCGATAAAATATTGCAAGGTGATGAATTGGGTCAACGACTCATCCAGCCAGGGGTCGTCCAATTGATCGTCTCCAACGAGATTGTAAAACCATTGGTGCCCCACCTCGTGCGCGACCGTCGCCTCGAGGTATTCGTTGGCGGCGCCGTTTTGCGTATCGTAGATCCAGGAGGTGATGGCGATCATGCCCGGGTACTCGATGCCTAACGCCAGCGTTGGGGTCGAGACAAAATCAAGTTCGGTGTAGGGGTAGGGCGCGTAGCGTTCGCTGAAAACTTCGATCGCCCGCGCGGCTGTTTCAACCAGAGATTGCGAACCTTCGCTAAACTCTGCCGTTGTGTAACTGCGGATGAGGACGCCTCCCGCGTTGATGGAGGTTTCCACATACGTCGGACTCGCCGCTAGATAGAAATCGCGCGCGGGACCGCTCGCAACGATCACCGAGTGCGTTTGCTCAGCCTCCGTGAAGCCGACTCGCCGCCCGGACGTGACCACCGTCACGCCTTTTGGCGCGGTAACTTTAACGATGAAAAAAGACGCGTCGGCGTAGGTCACATCGCCTTCTTGTGGCGGGATTTCAGCATTCCACCCCTCGTCATCGAACACGGAAACCATTGGGTAAGCATGGGCGAGGGCAAGCACATCCTGATCGTAGGCGAGCACACCGTAGTTCAGCTCTACTGTGCGGGGAACTTCCACCGTGAAATCCATGCTGATTACAACGCTTTCACCCGGCGCAAGCGGCGCGGAGAACGGGACGATCATCAAACTGTTGCGCAGGTCGTAGCGCGGCGTTGCGGTTGCGTCATTCACAAGTAGATTGGCTATCTCCATCTTGCCGCCAAGGATGTTTGGGAACAGCCTAAAGCGCGCTTCGGTTAACGGTTCGCTTTCTGTATTGGTGTAGCGCGCTTCCTCCGAACCGTTCACGTGGGAGAGGGTGTCGGCAATCTCCAATTCGATGTGATAAACCGTTGCGCCGTCCATTTCGTCCAGCGCTCGTTGAGCGGATGGGACTAATCCATCTTTGAAGATGGAGCGATCGTCCCATGCCGTGTCTAGCAGATCAGGAGTTGGGGAAACTTCGGGTGTGGGGGGCGGCGTGGGCTGGAGAAATGCGCAGGAAAGCGCGAACAGGCCGAACAGGAGGAGAGAAGCGATGCGGAGTTTCATGAAGGCGTCCTGTGGAGGAAATCCAAAACTGTGTTCAAAATTTCTTGCGGCGTCATCTCATCGGTTTCGATGAGCAGGCTGGCGTGTTCGCGCGCATGGGTCAGGCGGCGGAGTTGCTCGGTGTGATCTTTTTCGAGCCAGTCGAGTTTTCGTCGCGCCGTGCTGGTTTCAAATGAAGCGTGGAGGTAGATGAGAATATCCGGTTTGGCGATGATCTGCCACATGGCTTGCGCGTAGGAATGTTCCTGCGCGATGTGCCGGCAGGTAAAGCCGTGTTTCTCAAGCCCGGCGATCAAGGTGGATTTGCCCGAACCGCACGGACCAACAACACCGATCACCGGGGGCTTACTCGGAGGCTCCATTTTTATTTCACTATTGGCTGAACTTTTTCATGCGTTGGCGACTGCGCGCATGACACAGTTGAACCGCTAAGGGCTGGTACATTAATTCTCTACCATACATGAGAAGACTTTTACCACAAAGCACGCTAAGTCCGCCAAGTTAAAAAGGTTTTCTTTGCGTTCTTTGCAGGTGTCGCATGGCGACATGGCGACACTTAGCGGTGCAGATGTACGGTAGAGAGTACATTAATAACTTCCCGGGGTTTGTTCGCTCGCGGTTGCGCTGCAACTGTATCCCCAACACGGTAGAGGGTTCATGCGGCAATTCCGTGGATCGGCAGTCGAACCGTCATGCGGCGAACGTTATCCCCGGTGTTCGATGAAAATTTCACCACCACCACGCTGATATCGTCTGCCGGGCGGTCGTCATCCAACCGGACCGCATGCGCCAAAAGCGAATCGGCCAGCGATTGGGGGCTGGGATCTTGATCTTCCAGCACAGACCGAATCGCTTCGCCGACTTCCATTGGAGTGCCTCGCCGTTCGCCGGCGTGAGTCAGCCCGTCGGTATACATTACGATGGTCAGCCCCACCTCGATGGGTAATTCGGTGATGAGCGGGCGCGCGTCGCGCGAGGCTCCCAAGGGAGTGCTTTCCGCGTCGAAGCGGTCGATCGATTCGCCGCGACAAATATAAAGAGGGGATGGGTTGTTGCGGGTGAGGACGATGGTGCGGCTGTGCAGGTCGAGCGAGGCGATGTTGAGCGTGCTGATGACCTTCCCTTGTTTGTCGGTGAAGAGCGCGTCGGATGCCGCGCGCGCCGCCGCGCCATCGCGGACGCCTTCGGCGAGCAAGCCGATCACTTTGCGGACAACCATTTGTGAAACCGCTTTGGCGCCGCGCCCGGAAGTCTGCCCGTCGGCAAGCACAATCGACAACCCTCCATTGGGGCGTTCAACAACTTCCAGCGTGTCCCCGCTTTCAGATGTGGCATATTTATTGACTTTGGCGACTGCGATCTGAAACTCCATGCCTTGATTTTACTATGGAGTTCTTCGCGGCTTGTTATTTCTCGTAGGGCAATCGCATTAGAAAATCTCGAGGCTCAAAACACGGTGTTTTGCCTTCGAATCCGCTATTCTCTCCAATCTGCGCGAATTTTTCCGAGAAAGATTAGCGCGAATTCGCAAGGATTAGCGGACAAAAAATCCAAATGCGATTGCCCTATTATTTCTCGCCGCGCTTCTCGGAAGTATTGAGGCTGTCCTCGCCTCCGCGAAAATTGCGTTCGCGGCGGGCGCGCGATCTGTTCATGGAGATTCCGATGACCGCCATTACGATCGCGATGATTATGATTGCGATAAGCGTTGTCGACATTGTGTCCAACTCCTTGTGTGATTGGGTTGCATGGGTTCCACCACGCTTGAATTATACGATGAACTTTTGCTCGGATGCGTTTTGCAGGCGAATGAAACCCCTTACAAACGGCTTTCGTATTCGCGCGCGATATCAAACACAAGCCCTATTCCCATCCTTGACGCGCCTATCCCCACCCGCTATAATCTGCCCGCTGTCGTCAAAACCGTAGCGCCGGCTCAAGCCGGCGCTACTGAATTTATCAAGGAGAAAGACCAATGCCTCCACATCCAAAACGCAAGCATTCGAAAAGCCGCCGAAACATGCGCCGCGCCCACGATGCCTTGCAACCCCGCAACCTCACCTCCTGCGCGAATTGCGGTTCCCTGCGCCTGCCGCACACGGTCTGCCCGAACTGCGGGTTTTACGAAGGGCGTGAAGTTGTCGAAGTCAAGAAAGAAAAGAAAAAGTCCGAGTAAACCACCGGCGGGTCGTGACCATCACGACCCGTTTGTGTTTTAAGCCCTATGAAACTCGATTCTCAAACCACTGCATTTCTATTCCCCGGTCAAGGCTCCCAATCTGTGGGCATGGGCAAAGACCTCGCCGCGCAATACCCTATCGCCCGCCAATTCTTCGACGAAGCCGACGCGCTCTTCGGGTTCTCCCTGTCGCAATTGATGTGGGACGGACCGAAAGAGCAACTGGACGAGACGGTCAACACACAGCCGGCATTGTACCTTCACTCCATAGCCGCATGGATGACCTTCGCGCATCTTCACCCTTACTTTCAACCTGCTGCACTGGCGGGACATTCTCTCGGTGAGCTATCCGCGCTGACCGCCTCCGAGGCGTTACCTTTTGGCGCCGGGCTACAACTCGTCCGTACGCGCGGCGAATTGATGAAGCGCGCCGGGGAAGTGAACCCAGGCGGCATGGCGGCAATCCTTGGCGTGGATATTCCAACGCTGGAAAAAGTTTGCGCCGAAGCCAGTGTTGCCGGTGAGATTGCGCAAGTTGCCAACGATAATTGTCCGGGGCAGGTGGTGATCTCCGGTCACAAGCCCGCGTTGGAGCGAGCCATGGCTGGGGCAAAAGCCGCCGGCGCGAAACGAGCGGTTGCGCTGGCAGTGAGCATCGCCGCGCACTCGCCGTTGATGGATTCGATTCAAACCGAGTGGAACGCCGCAGTTGACGCCAGCGCGATCACCGACCCCAAGATCCCCGTGATCGGAAACGTCCACGCCAAGCCAATGACCACTGCCGACGAATTGCGCGCAGACCTCAAAGCGCAAATGCAATCGCGCGTGCGTTGGACCGAATCGGCGCGGGCGCTGATGGGGAGCGGCATACAGGTATACGTCGAGGCGGGAAGCGGGGATGTCTTACTGGGGCTGGTCAAGAGGATCGATCCCGCCGCGCAACGATTCCCGCTGGGCAACCCTCAAGATTTTTTCGCGCTGGAGTCAGCGTGACCGATATCAAAACCCGCGTGGAAATCGCAAAAAAAGTGGTGACCGGCAACGTGTCGATGCTTGACATGCTGGAGACAGCTCCCGCCACCGAGTTGATGAA
This is a stretch of genomic DNA from Candidatus Defluviilinea gracilis. It encodes these proteins:
- the secF gene encoding protein translocase subunit SecF translates to MNILGKRYILFGFSLLIIIPGLVIMFTRGIPLSIDFKGGSLLEVKFDAAQPAPGEILEVYETSGIKDSQVQTSDTGSFIIRSEFMQNETRDAALTALTARFGKLEIVRFDSVGPSIGEQVTSRGTLAVIVSSLLVVLFIAWSFRGVQNAFRYGICAILAMIHDVAIIFAITAYGSLLFGWEIDALFLTALLTVIGFSMQDTIVVFDRIRENMSIYRRLDFETLVNHSIVQTLQRSINTQLMTVEFLLLALIMFGGATLQEFASILLIGLMSGTYSSIFIAAPILVLWENREWEKWFKPKALAN
- the secD gene encoding protein translocase subunit SecD, producing MLRNLTNRLLLIGLVLMLALWVDTNENVQIPNPFKDDGSPLFQIDVKPRLGLDLQGGLQVLLEADIADDVKVSREEMETARNIVENRTNALGVSENVIQLAGERRIVGEFPGAEDTDAILDIIQQTGLLEFVDTGSYAPPEGSTLQTDFVPGASTPQTPADGATVFHTIMTGKVLQGVNVGVTQTGEPAIDFVLNSEGAALFAEHTAANIGKYLTIVLDKQVISAPIIQNAITGGQGSISGSFTPESANALAVQLRYGSLPIPLKVVETRIIGPTLGEDSLQKSLVAGLIGFLIVALFMIIYYRLPGLAAVLSILAYAAILYAVFKLIGVTLTLPGIAGIMLSTGSALDANILIFERLKEELRSGRSLRQAFDQAWKRAWPSIRDSNVAALITAVILFWFGSSFGATIVKGFSFTLAIGVIISLFSSLYITQSFLALLFNIVKPTNYERSMGI
- a CDS encoding M1 family metallopeptidase, producing MKLRIASLLLFGLFALSCAFLQPTPPPTPEVSPTPDLLDTAWDDRSIFKDGLVPSAQRALDEMDGATVYHIELEIADTLSHVNGSEEARYTNTESEPLTEARFRLFPNILGGKMEIANLLVNDATATPRYDLRNSLMIVPFSAPLAPGESVVISMDFTVEVPRTVELNYGVLAYDQDVLALAHAYPMVSVFDDEGWNAEIPPQEGDVTYADASFFIVKVTAPKGVTVVTSGRRVGFTEAEQTHSVIVASGPARDFYLAASPTYVETSINAGGVLIRSYTTAEFSEGSQSLVETAARAIEVFSERYAPYPYTELDFVSTPTLALGIEYPGMIAITSWIYDTQNGAANEYLEATVAHEVGHQWFYNLVGDDQLDDPWLDESLTQFITLQYFIDTYGVAGSEGFKSSLEFRWDMIARETIPIGLPVNQYDGATYSGIVYGRGPLFFIALRDMMGESAFDSFLKEYTQSLAWKISTPETLQTMAEKNCACELDDIFNEWVYP
- a CDS encoding SpoIIE family protein phosphatase; protein product: MEFQIAVAKVNKYATSESGDTLEVVERPNGGLSIVLADGQTSGRGAKAVSQMVVRKVIGLLAEGVRDGAAARAASDALFTDKQGKVISTLNIASLDLHSRTIVLTRNNPSPLYICRGESIDRFDAESTPLGASRDARPLITELPIEVGLTIVMYTDGLTHAGERRGTPMEVGEAIRSVLEDQDPSPQSLADSLLAHAVRLDDDRPADDISVVVVKFSSNTGDNVRRMTVRLPIHGIAA
- the rpmF gene encoding 50S ribosomal protein L32 codes for the protein MPPHPKRKHSKSRRNMRRAHDALQPRNLTSCANCGSLRLPHTVCPNCGFYEGREVVEVKKEKKKSE
- the fabD gene encoding ACP S-malonyltransferase; this encodes MKLDSQTTAFLFPGQGSQSVGMGKDLAAQYPIARQFFDEADALFGFSLSQLMWDGPKEQLDETVNTQPALYLHSIAAWMTFAHLHPYFQPAALAGHSLGELSALTASEALPFGAGLQLVRTRGELMKRAGEVNPGGMAAILGVDIPTLEKVCAEASVAGEIAQVANDNCPGQVVISGHKPALERAMAGAKAAGAKRAVALAVSIAAHSPLMDSIQTEWNAAVDASAITDPKIPVIGNVHAKPMTTADELRADLKAQMQSRVRWTESARALMGSGIQVYVEAGSGDVLLGLVKRIDPAAQRFPLGNPQDFFALESA